In the Aneurinibacillus soli genome, one interval contains:
- a CDS encoding contractile injection system protein, VgrG/Pvc8 family: MSLSVISYNNLEIKPFQLVNLQKLKIIKKMNDHARLFFTGIVSEELKDSYVEVTEAQTNVQVNCIDKENKRIPLFAGVIINVEIKAVRDIYYIEVEAMSHTYLLDIKRKNRSFQNENMPYSALLKEIVSDYSNVDVVDEITEGANLGTFTIQYQETDWEFLRRLASRFYTGLVPAANFSSPKISFGMPQKGSKGEIDAFHYSARKKMSDFRYSTENYLQNMDENDFIYYEVETDQVFDIGNQVTFKEKTYVVSEVVTQMEKGLLKHQYTLCRKQGTHQNTLYNSRITGVSILGRVIDVQRDKLKVHLEIDKAQSKSEAHWFSYSSVYTAEGHSGWYCMPELNDFVNIYFPSTKEEEAIAINSIRKDSEVRGHNKLGDPDVKYFRTAFGKELMFSPTEIVITGKDGEVFIRLNEKDGIQIFSQKDIKIIAKENISLDSEKKIILSAKESITLTCKESKINMDGSTSIFGKEVKTN, from the coding sequence ATGAGTCTTTCGGTTATTTCGTACAATAACTTGGAGATAAAGCCGTTTCAGCTTGTTAATCTTCAAAAGTTAAAAATAATAAAGAAAATGAATGACCATGCTAGATTGTTCTTCACAGGGATTGTATCTGAAGAATTAAAAGACAGTTATGTAGAAGTGACTGAAGCTCAAACAAATGTTCAGGTGAATTGTATAGATAAAGAAAATAAGAGGATCCCACTCTTTGCAGGAGTCATTATAAATGTTGAAATAAAAGCCGTAAGGGATATTTACTATATAGAAGTAGAAGCGATGTCTCATACCTATTTGCTAGATATTAAGCGTAAAAACCGATCTTTTCAAAATGAAAATATGCCATATTCTGCTTTACTCAAAGAAATTGTTTCGGATTATTCAAATGTGGATGTGGTTGATGAAATAACAGAAGGTGCTAATCTGGGTACATTTACAATTCAATATCAAGAAACGGACTGGGAATTTTTGAGGAGGCTGGCCTCACGTTTCTATACAGGATTAGTTCCAGCAGCTAATTTTAGTTCACCTAAGATTTCTTTTGGAATGCCTCAAAAGGGAAGCAAAGGAGAAATAGATGCTTTTCATTATAGTGCTCGAAAAAAGATGTCAGATTTTCGTTATTCTACAGAAAACTATCTTCAGAATATGGATGAAAATGATTTCATCTATTATGAAGTAGAAACAGATCAAGTATTCGATATAGGAAATCAGGTGACTTTTAAAGAGAAGACCTACGTTGTAAGTGAAGTAGTGACACAAATGGAAAAAGGGTTGCTTAAGCACCAATATACACTTTGTCGTAAACAGGGTACACATCAGAACACTTTATATAACTCGAGGATTACAGGGGTTTCTATTTTAGGAAGAGTGATTGATGTTCAGCGCGATAAACTTAAGGTTCATCTTGAAATTGATAAAGCACAGAGCAAAAGCGAAGCTCATTGGTTTTCCTATTCATCTGTATATACAGCAGAAGGGCATAGTGGATGGTACTGTATGCCGGAGTTAAATGACTTCGTGAACATTTATTTCCCGAGTACTAAGGAAGAGGAAGCAATTGCAATTAACTCGATCCGAAAAGATTCAGAAGTGCGAGGTCATAATAAACTCGGAGATCCGGATGTTAAATATTTTAGAACAGCATTTGGAAAGGAGTTAATGTTCAGCCCTACAGAGATTGTTATAACGGGAAAAGATGGAGAAGTGTTTATAAGATTGAACGAAAAGGATGGAATTCAAATTTTTAGTCAAAAAGATATTAAGATTATAGCTAAAGAAAACATCTCATTAGATTCAGAGAAAAAGATTATTCTTTCTGCCAAAGAATCCATTACATTAACGTGTAAAGAAAGCAAGATTAATATGGATGGTAGCACAAGTATTTTTGGAAAAGAAGTGAAAACAAATTGA
- a CDS encoding pentapeptide repeat-containing protein encodes MTKEEVIQNFIENEVEPAILENMLELEEYFQTNKDRLLDGFVRSFQRICMKIKEMQLQSQKDKIGHITYSMLRTEIQEGRYGYLIEASDSSWFFDPIECQDEYDASWAFQFLERLVEYLEEKRRNYMGTITRMDIEKIRNKEAEKYNQYVAILAQYAMPYGIALLEYKDIDKEEEVEVRVGEYMDISEIVYKEDSRMKEATEIKAWLEEKLEYEYAYEVFRNLDLSKGNYEGIDLRYADVEQSNVSNSKLSECVLLGTKFMETNLWETDFSRSFISGANFRNSDLRGAIFHEVEGSSGLFDPSSWEMPGFLSVNFEGANLEGADFKNANLKGAVFVEANLAYTNFTGANLEHAIFSRADLGRVKLDDRQMDSVIWKL; translated from the coding sequence TTGACCAAAGAAGAAGTGATACAAAATTTCATAGAGAATGAAGTAGAGCCTGCCATTCTTGAAAATATGTTGGAGCTAGAAGAGTATTTCCAAACAAATAAGGATAGATTACTCGATGGCTTTGTTCGGTCATTTCAGCGTATTTGCATGAAAATAAAAGAAATGCAGTTGCAAAGTCAGAAAGATAAGATCGGGCATATTACTTATTCGATGCTTCGTACAGAAATTCAGGAAGGACGTTATGGATATTTAATTGAAGCATCTGATAGTAGCTGGTTTTTTGATCCTATAGAATGCCAAGATGAATATGATGCCAGCTGGGCCTTTCAATTTTTAGAGAGGCTTGTAGAGTATTTGGAGGAAAAAAGAAGAAATTATATGGGGACTATAACCCGGATGGATATTGAAAAAATAAGAAATAAGGAGGCTGAGAAATACAATCAATATGTAGCCATTCTCGCTCAATATGCTATGCCATACGGTATAGCACTTTTAGAATATAAGGATATTGATAAAGAAGAAGAGGTAGAAGTGCGAGTCGGAGAATATATGGATATTAGTGAAATTGTTTATAAAGAAGATTCGCGAATGAAAGAGGCAACGGAGATTAAAGCATGGCTAGAAGAGAAACTAGAGTATGAATACGCCTATGAAGTTTTTCGAAATTTGGATTTATCAAAAGGTAATTACGAAGGAATTGATTTGCGATATGCGGATGTGGAACAAAGTAACGTATCAAACAGTAAGCTGAGCGAATGTGTATTACTAGGTACAAAATTTATGGAAACCAATCTTTGGGAAACAGATTTTAGTCGAAGTTTCATTAGTGGTGCGAATTTTCGGAACAGTGATCTTAGGGGAGCTATATTTCATGAAGTCGAAGGATCAAGCGGATTGTTCGATCCTTCTTCCTGGGAAATGCCTGGGTTCCTATCAGTAAATTTTGAAGGGGCAAATCTTGAAGGAGCGGACTTTAAGAATGCGAACTTGAAAGGAGCTGTATTTGTAGAAGCTAATCTTGCCTATACGAATTTTACGGGTGCCAATCTGGAGCATGCTATTTTTTCACGAGCTGATCTAGGGAGGGTCAAACTGGACGATCGCCAGATGGATAGTGTTATTTGGAAGTTATAA
- a CDS encoding serine protease, which produces MNYFIMMQDDRISNAIEPVGVSEVISAEKVVDEQIYKIDKLNLQFPVREKEVVEYVDFIQRPVSLLSDKLKQLIEKYVPDIYTKSVVLVDINRVRQDLYWLVVPPRIKCLSHQSEFHKDGTVKKLVIDEKKVASYKVFKIDGIMEEYTVISLDVAESLLRRDFMGIRLKKIEKQSMQKEVI; this is translated from the coding sequence ATGAACTACTTTATCATGATGCAGGATGACAGAATCTCAAATGCTATAGAGCCTGTTGGTGTATCAGAAGTGATTTCAGCAGAAAAAGTGGTTGATGAACAAATCTATAAGATCGATAAATTAAATCTTCAATTTCCGGTAAGGGAGAAAGAAGTGGTTGAGTATGTAGACTTTATACAAAGACCGGTTTCTCTATTATCTGATAAGTTGAAACAATTGATTGAGAAATATGTTCCTGATATATATACCAAATCTGTTGTATTAGTGGACATCAACCGTGTAAGACAGGACCTATATTGGCTAGTCGTACCACCGCGAATTAAATGTTTGTCTCATCAAAGTGAATTTCACAAGGATGGAACCGTAAAAAAACTAGTGATTGATGAAAAAAAAGTAGCGTCCTACAAGGTGTTTAAAATAGATGGAATCATGGAGGAGTACACCGTAATTAGTCTGGATGTAGCAGAAAGCTTGCTTCGTCGGGACTTTATGGGAATTCGATTGAAAAAAATTGAAAAGCAAAGTATGCAGAAAGAGGTTATTTGA
- a CDS encoding DUF4280 domain-containing protein gives MNVDLFDNGGEGQSYVVAGAVLACSYGNMKSQLNTPHSHGVYIRGKAQMNIMDYKPAVHIMPFGTCGSMANPAVAAATAANNGILTRMPCTPVITMPWINGKSNVLIEKSPALLNICTNHCMYSGVITIEKDGQ, from the coding sequence ATGAATGTCGATCTGTTCGATAATGGCGGGGAAGGACAAAGTTACGTAGTAGCAGGAGCAGTATTGGCTTGTAGTTATGGAAATATGAAAAGTCAACTAAACACACCGCATAGTCACGGAGTGTACATCAGAGGAAAAGCACAGATGAACATTATGGATTATAAGCCTGCGGTTCATATCATGCCTTTTGGGACATGCGGAAGTATGGCGAATCCGGCAGTAGCGGCAGCTACTGCTGCTAATAACGGAATTCTCACGAGGATGCCCTGCACACCAGTGATTACAATGCCTTGGATTAATGGGAAATCCAATGTCTTGATTGAGAAATCTCCTGCACTTCTCAATATATGCACAAACCATTGTATGTATAGTGGTGTAATTACAATTGAGAAGGATGGTCAGTAA
- a CDS encoding contractile injection system protein, VgrG/Pvc8 family, producing MEYTLSSYGTIQFISPYEIQTLHEIKLIQTINDHAKLSFTGIIAEEKQDCCIEEARSSHTITLHQIEDGNIVRTLFNGIISQVESKVVRDIYYITIEAISHTYQMDVRKKSRSFQNKNMLYTKLIEAITEPYPGSDYIDTVSEGSKINTCMIQYNETDWGFLKRMASHFGAVLIAAAASEKPKFWFGMAEGRTGQLFEHPYTVKKSFPLYRKAIENNEADDPELNDYICYEVETTTFFTVGDRVTYKEKQLVIIRVVTAINNGVLTHTYTLMPEKGSRQTRIWNDLISGSFLEGRVLEVNKDTAKLHLQIDEKQDVSTAYSFPYATFYTAEGHSGWYCMPEIGDNVRLYFPTNREEKAVVMNAVRKESDSPKMDHPEKKYWGTPHEKEILLAPEEMVITVSDKQGKSSLVTIHEEDGIEIRSDHPIVVTSKKNIEVQQAETIHLEAGEAIYLVCGASSIVMDGNTDMQGTTVEMEGLLKPPVVVSEREEEQLASEEWDAEAIELAQNLDGMLPSNFDTIELLKRQEMSSFLTASIPFVGKAGRADRKV from the coding sequence GTGGAGTATACTTTGAGCAGCTATGGCACGATTCAGTTCATATCTCCTTACGAAATACAAACGTTACATGAAATCAAACTGATTCAAACGATTAACGATCATGCAAAACTCTCCTTTACAGGCATAATTGCGGAAGAAAAGCAGGATTGCTGTATCGAGGAGGCAAGGAGTTCGCATACCATCACACTTCATCAAATAGAAGATGGAAACATAGTACGGACACTTTTTAATGGCATCATTTCTCAAGTTGAGAGTAAGGTCGTGCGAGACATCTATTATATCACGATAGAGGCTATTTCTCATACTTATCAAATGGATGTTAGGAAAAAAAGTCGTTCTTTCCAAAATAAAAATATGCTGTATACAAAATTAATTGAAGCGATAACCGAACCATATCCGGGCTCAGACTATATCGATACAGTCTCAGAAGGTTCGAAAATAAACACATGCATGATTCAATACAACGAAACAGATTGGGGATTTCTCAAACGAATGGCCTCCCATTTTGGAGCGGTATTGATTGCAGCGGCAGCCTCCGAAAAACCTAAATTCTGGTTCGGTATGGCGGAAGGAAGAACCGGACAGCTATTTGAACATCCTTACACGGTGAAAAAATCTTTTCCTCTGTATAGGAAAGCAATAGAAAATAACGAGGCTGATGATCCAGAGCTAAACGATTATATTTGTTATGAGGTAGAGACTACAACGTTTTTTACTGTAGGAGATCGAGTTACTTATAAGGAAAAGCAACTGGTTATTATTCGGGTTGTCACTGCCATAAACAACGGAGTTTTAACGCATACCTATACGTTGATGCCGGAAAAAGGGAGTAGACAAACGAGGATCTGGAATGATTTGATCTCTGGTTCCTTCCTAGAAGGACGCGTGCTAGAAGTTAACAAGGACACTGCGAAGCTTCATTTACAGATAGACGAAAAGCAGGATGTATCCACAGCCTACAGCTTTCCCTATGCTACTTTTTATACGGCAGAGGGGCATAGTGGATGGTACTGCATGCCCGAGATTGGAGATAACGTCAGGCTTTATTTTCCGACAAATCGCGAAGAGAAAGCAGTTGTCATGAATGCTGTTCGGAAAGAATCGGACTCACCAAAGATGGACCATCCAGAAAAAAAGTACTGGGGTACCCCGCATGAAAAAGAAATATTGCTTGCACCGGAAGAAATGGTTATAACGGTTAGTGATAAGCAGGGGAAAAGCAGTCTGGTTACGATACATGAAGAGGATGGGATTGAGATTCGTAGTGATCATCCGATTGTAGTGACTTCCAAAAAGAACATAGAGGTTCAGCAAGCAGAAACCATTCATCTAGAAGCTGGTGAAGCGATTTATTTAGTATGCGGAGCCAGTAGTATCGTGATGGATGGAAATACGGATATGCAAGGTACTACAGTAGAAATGGAAGGACTGTTAAAACCTCCTGTCGTAGTAAGCGAGCGGGAGGAAGAGCAGCTTGCATCAGAAGAATGGGATGCAGAAGCGATCGAACTTGCCCAGAATCTAGATGGTATGCTTCCCAGTAATTTTGACACCATAGAGCTTTTAAAAAGGCAAGAGATGTCTTCTTTCCTCACTGCTAGCATTCCTTTTG